The Onychomys torridus chromosome 4, mOncTor1.1, whole genome shotgun sequence genome includes a window with the following:
- the Eif3m gene encoding eukaryotic translation initiation factor 3 subunit M, with amino-acid sequence MSVPAFIDISEEDQAAELRAYLKSKGAEISEENSEGGLHVDLAQIIEACDVCLKEDDKDVESVMNSVVSLLLILEPDKQEALIESLCEKLVKFREGERPSLRLQLLSNLFHGMDKNTPVRYTVYCSLIKVAASCGAIQYIPTELDQVRKWISDWKLTTEKKHTLLRLLYEALVDCKKSDAASKVMVELLGSYTEDNASQARVDAHRCIVRALKDPNAFLFDHLLTLKPVKFLEGELIHDLLTIFVSAKLASYVKFYQNNKDFIDSLGLLHEQNMAKMRLLTFMGMAVENKEISFDTMQQELQIGADDVEAFVIDAVRTKMVYCKIDQTQRKVVVSHSTHRTFGKQQWQQLYDTLNAWKQNLNKVKNSLLSLSDT; translated from the exons ATGAGCGTCCCGGCCTTCATCGACATCAGCGAGGAAGACCAG GCAGCTGAACTTCGCGCTTATTTGAAATCAAAAGGAGCAGAGATCTCAGAAGAGAACTCAGAAGGTGGACTTCATGTAGATTTAGCTCAGATTATTGAAGCCTGTGATGTGTGTCTAAAGGAAGATGATAAag ATGTTGAAAGTGTGATGAACAGTGTAGTatccctcctcttgatcctggaaCCAGACAAGCAAGAAGCATTGATTGAAAGTCTGTGTGAAAAGTTGGTCAAGTTTCGGGAAGGTGAACGCCCATCTCTGAGACTGCAATT GCTCAGCAACCTTTTCCACGGGATGGATAAGAACACTCCGGTAAGATACACAGTGTACTGCAGCCTCATCAAGGTGGCGGCATCATGTGGGGCCATCCAGTACATCCCAACTGAGCTGGATCAA GTGAGAAAGTGGATTTCCGACTGGAAGCTcaccacagaaaagaaacacaccctCTTAAGACTACTTTATGAGGCGCTTGTGGATTGTAAGAAAAG tgatgcTGCATCAAAGGTCATGGTGGAATTGCTGGGGAGTTACACAGAAGACAATGCTTCCCAGGCTCGAGTTGATGCCCACAG GTGTATTGTGCGGGCACTGAAGGATCCAAATGCCTTTCTTTTTGACCATCTTCTTACTCTAAAGCCAGTCAAATTTTTGGAAGGCGAGCTTATCCATGAT TTACTAACCATTTTTGTGAGTGCTAAATTGGCATCATATGTCAAGTTCTATCAGAATAATAAGGACTTCATTGATTCACTTG GCTTGTTACATGAACAAAATATGGCAAAAATGAGACTCCTCACTTTCATGGGAATGGCAGTGGAAAATAAAGAGATTTCTTTTGATACAATGCAGCAAGAACTACAGATTGGAGCTGATGATGTGGAAGCATTTGTTATTGATG CTGTAAGAACTAAAATGGTCTACTGCAAAATTGACCAGACCCAGAGAAAAGTAGTTGTCAG TCACAGCACACATCGGACGTTCGGGAAACAGCAATGGCAACAGCTGTACGACACTCTGAACGCCTGGAAACAGAACCTGAACAAAGTGAAAAATAGCCTGTTGAGTCTTTCAGATACCTGA